The Syntrophobacterales bacterium DNA window TTCACCTCCGAACCGGAAACGGCGGTCTTTTTTTCCATCGCCGGGGGCCGAAAGACGATGAGCGCCTGCCTGATGGTTGCCGCCCAGCTCTACGGCCGACCGCAGGATCGCATCTACCATGTGCTGGTCTTCCCGGAGTTCGAAGGCAGCGGCGTTTTTTTCTATCCGCCCCGCCGATCGCATCTAATCCAGTTGATCGACAATAACAACCAGCCGTTTTTCAAGGAAACTCGCTGGGCGAAGGTAACTTTGCTTCCCCTTCCGTTCGTTTCGGTGCGGGAACGCATCTCCGACGAACTGCTCAGGACGCCCAAAAAACCGGCGGAGCTGATGCAGAGCCTCATCGGCGACGAGCCGCCGCTTTTGATGATCGATATCCCCGCCGGAAAGGTTGTCTATCAGCGGCGCGAGTTCGACATGATGCCCGCGCGTCTGGCGCTCTACGCCTTTTTTGTCCTTCTCAAGAAGGATTGCCTCCGCCTGGCCCCTTCGGCGCTCCCCCGAACGGTCGATGCGATCTTTCCGGAAGAGGAGACACGGGAAGCCCAAAAAGCGGAGACGCGAATTGCCGACTCTCCCATCCAACATGGCAGAAGAGCTGACAAGCAAGATGCGTCCGTGATACGTTCCGAGGATACCGCACCCTACCACGCGGCGCCACCGCTCGCTTCTCCCGGCTGCCGCGACTGCCGGGATTGCTGGATAGGGTTTTACGACTTAGCCGATCGTCAGGAGATAATCACCGAACTCTACCGGCTCGCGACCGGCGGATGCACCGTTTCCGAGATGAGCGACACCGGCATCACGAATCTGAACGCCGAGAATTTCAACTCCTACCGGGTCAAGATCAACCGCGACCTGGAGCGCGGTTTCGGCGCTCCCAACGCGGCAAGGATCATGATTGCAGCAACCGGAACCAGACCGCACACCCGCTACGGGATCGAACTCGATCGGGAGTATATCCGGGTGGTTTTGTGAAGGCGCGTTGGCAAACCGGGCGAGAAAAGCAGCCCCTACCCTTTTCTCATTCCGAAAAAGTCTTGACTATTTCGGAATGAAGGATAGAATGGTCGCCATGAAGAGATATCTTGAAGAATACATTCAGAAAGACCTCAAAAGAA harbors:
- a CDS encoding TIGR02584 family CRISPR-associated protein, which encodes MKNILLAGVGLSPQVVTETLYALHQQGKRVDAIHLITTRAGKAAVAASLLSPADGRNYAYFDDYGIDRGAIKFGFENIHVVKDARGNEIGDIEDEDDNEALLKMCFELTFFFTSEPETAVFFSIAGGRKTMSACLMVAAQLYGRPQDRIYHVLVFPEFEGSGVFFYPPRRSHLIQLIDNNNQPFFKETRWAKVTLLPLPFVSVRERISDELLRTPKKPAELMQSLIGDEPPLLMIDIPAGKVVYQRREFDMMPARLALYAFFVLLKKDCLRLAPSALPRTVDAIFPEEETREAQKAETRIADSPIQHGRRADKQDASVIRSEDTAPYHAAPPLASPGCRDCRDCWIGFYDLADRQEIITELYRLATGGCTVSEMSDTGITNLNAENFNSYRVKINRDLERGFGAPNAARIMIAATGTRPHTRYGIELDREYIRVVL